Proteins encoded in a region of the Streptomyces sp. PCS3-D2 genome:
- a CDS encoding cation-translocating P-type ATPase, translating to MTAEGGTVAGVTTDLVIRGMTCAACVNRVEKRLSRIEGVTASVNLATGRARVHHPAGVTAEDLMAAVEKAGYEPEWIPPPVPRGGTGPGAPGGTARPSGSAGAAGPEDPDDPAGPTREEARKDRERLLITALLCLPVLVLSMVPALQFRNWQWLCLVLAAPVAVWSAWPFHLRAARGLRHAAATMDTLVSLGVIASFAWSLYALFLGGAGDPGMRMPFSLLPSAGAEVAHLYLEAAVAVPLFVLTGRHLEARARRGTGAALRSLAGLAAKDVTVREEGGERLLPIAELVPGQGFVVRPGERVATDGVVVSGRSALDLSLITGESDPVEVGPGRPVVGGAVNMGGLLLVEATAVGADTRLARITRLVTEAQAGKARAQRLADRVAGVFVPAVLSLAVTVLGFWLGAGADPQAAVTAAVAILVVACPCALGLATPTALMAATGRGARLGILVKGPRSLEALRHVDVIVLDKTGTLTTGHMSVVRVTETAGGIGREAVLRLAGAVEQGSEHPLGRAIACYAQRAADRGPLPGVVGFLAVPGSGVTGIVEGRRVEVRTPGGGLPASLAQALADAEAAALTPVLVRVDGFDEALIALGDVLRPGSYRAVDRLRHLGVEPVLATGDREATARAVARDLGIARVHAHCTPEGKAALVRELRSGGRRVAVIGDGVNDAAALAEADLGIAMGSGTDVAIGAADVTLVRGDVEAVADAVRLARRTLATIRLNLVWAFGYNAVTVPLAAVGLLAPMPAAAAMSASSVLVVANSLRLRTWQPAPRRPGAPVGRVSR from the coding sequence ATGACGGCGGAAGGCGGCACGGTCGCCGGGGTGACCACCGACCTGGTCATCCGCGGCATGACCTGCGCGGCGTGCGTGAACCGGGTGGAGAAGCGCCTGTCCCGCATCGAGGGGGTGACGGCCTCGGTGAACCTGGCCACCGGCCGGGCCCGCGTCCACCACCCGGCGGGCGTCACGGCCGAGGACCTCATGGCCGCGGTCGAGAAGGCGGGCTACGAGCCGGAGTGGATACCGCCGCCCGTGCCCCGGGGCGGGACCGGCCCAGGCGCCCCGGGCGGTACGGCCCGCCCCTCGGGTTCCGCCGGTGCGGCCGGCCCGGAAGATCCGGACGATCCGGCAGGTCCAACGCGCGAGGAGGCCCGCAAGGACCGCGAACGCCTGCTGATCACCGCCTTGCTCTGCCTGCCCGTCCTCGTGCTGTCGATGGTGCCCGCCTTGCAGTTCCGCAACTGGCAGTGGCTGTGCCTCGTACTGGCCGCCCCCGTGGCCGTCTGGAGCGCCTGGCCGTTCCACCTGAGGGCGGCCCGCGGACTGCGGCACGCGGCGGCCACCATGGACACCCTCGTCTCGCTCGGCGTCATCGCCTCCTTCGCCTGGTCCCTGTACGCGCTGTTCCTCGGCGGGGCGGGCGATCCGGGCATGCGCATGCCGTTCAGCCTGCTCCCGTCGGCCGGAGCGGAGGTCGCGCACCTCTACCTCGAAGCGGCCGTGGCCGTTCCCCTCTTCGTACTGACCGGCCGCCATCTGGAGGCGCGCGCCCGGCGCGGCACGGGTGCGGCGCTGCGCTCCCTCGCCGGGCTGGCCGCCAAGGACGTCACCGTGCGCGAGGAGGGCGGGGAGCGCCTGCTGCCCATAGCGGAGCTGGTGCCGGGGCAGGGCTTCGTCGTCCGGCCCGGGGAGCGGGTCGCCACCGACGGCGTCGTGGTGTCCGGCCGTTCGGCCCTGGACCTGTCACTGATCACCGGGGAGAGCGACCCGGTAGAGGTCGGCCCGGGACGTCCGGTGGTGGGCGGCGCCGTCAACATGGGCGGACTGCTCCTCGTCGAGGCCACGGCGGTCGGCGCCGACACCCGGCTGGCCCGGATCACGCGCCTGGTCACCGAGGCACAGGCGGGCAAGGCCCGGGCACAGCGCCTGGCCGACCGGGTGGCGGGCGTCTTCGTCCCGGCGGTGCTGTCCCTGGCGGTGACCGTGCTGGGCTTCTGGCTCGGCGCCGGAGCAGATCCCCAGGCGGCCGTCACCGCGGCCGTCGCGATCCTCGTCGTGGCCTGCCCGTGCGCCCTCGGCCTGGCCACCCCGACGGCCCTGATGGCCGCCACCGGCCGGGGCGCCCGGCTCGGCATCCTGGTCAAGGGGCCGCGGTCCCTGGAGGCCCTGCGACACGTCGACGTGATCGTCCTGGACAAGACCGGCACGCTGACCACGGGGCACATGTCCGTCGTACGGGTGACGGAGACCGCCGGTGGGATCGGCAGGGAGGCGGTCCTCCGGCTGGCCGGGGCGGTGGAGCAGGGCTCCGAGCACCCGCTGGGCCGCGCGATCGCCTGCTACGCGCAGCGCGCCGCGGACCGGGGTCCGCTCCCGGGAGTCGTCGGCTTCCTGGCCGTGCCCGGCAGCGGCGTGACGGGGATCGTGGAGGGCCGCCGGGTGGAGGTGCGCACTCCGGGCGGCGGCCTGCCCGCCTCGCTGGCGCAGGCACTGGCCGATGCGGAGGCTGCCGCGCTCACCCCGGTCCTGGTCCGGGTGGACGGCTTCGACGAGGCGCTCATCGCGCTGGGCGACGTCCTGCGGCCCGGCAGCTACCGGGCGGTGGACCGGCTGCGGCACCTCGGCGTGGAGCCGGTCCTGGCCACCGGCGACCGGGAGGCCACCGCCCGGGCCGTCGCTCGCGATCTCGGCATTGCACGGGTGCACGCCCACTGCACTCCGGAGGGCAAGGCGGCGCTGGTGCGGGAGTTGCGGAGCGGGGGCCGCCGGGTAGCCGTGATCGGGGACGGGGTCAACGACGCCGCGGCCCTGGCGGAGGCGGATCTCGGCATCGCGATGGGCAGCGGCACGGACGTGGCCATCGGGGCCGCCGACGTGACCCTCGTACGGGGCGACGTCGAGGCGGTCGCCGACGCGGTCCGCCTCGCCCGCCGCACGCTGGCGACGATCCGCCTCAACCTGGTCTGGGCGTTCGGCTACAACGCGGTGACCGTCCCCTTGGCGGCGGTGGGGCTGCTGGCCCCGATGCCGGCCGCCGCCGCCATGTCCGCCAGCTCGGTCCTCGTCGTGGCCAACAGCCTGCGCCTGCGCACCTGGCAGCCCGCGCCGCGCCGGCCGGGCGCCCCCGTCGGAAGGGTTTCCCGTTGA
- a CDS encoding copper chaperone PCu(A)C, producing the protein MINDLLRKVNGTVGGTVRRTVRRAAARAVKAVAERGGSGRRGIRDGLFAALVPVTACLVMLVALTAWTRAGAAGSPARIDVGVGQVFLPHAGEERTTAVFRIANTGGSDDQLVSVSSPTAYQIVLNRHELGGTGDATRAVASADIPAGTVVHMTPATLDLTVAVKTRREVGELVPFVLHFRRSGPVDAVAFVVRPAG; encoded by the coding sequence TTGATCAACGACCTGCTGCGGAAGGTGAACGGGACGGTGGGCGGGACGGTGAGGCGGACGGTGCGCCGGGCCGCGGCCCGCGCGGTGAAGGCGGTCGCGGAACGCGGCGGATCCGGCCGCCGGGGTATACGCGACGGGCTGTTCGCCGCCCTGGTTCCCGTGACGGCGTGTCTGGTGATGCTGGTGGCGCTGACGGCCTGGACCAGGGCGGGAGCAGCCGGCAGCCCGGCCCGGATCGACGTCGGTGTCGGACAGGTCTTCCTCCCGCACGCCGGCGAGGAGCGCACCACGGCCGTCTTCCGGATCGCCAACACCGGTGGATCCGACGACCAGCTGGTCTCGGTGTCCTCGCCGACCGCCTACCAGATCGTGCTCAACCGGCACGAGCTCGGCGGGACCGGCGACGCGACGCGCGCGGTCGCCTCGGCGGACATCCCGGCGGGCACCGTCGTGCACATGACTCCGGCCACCCTGGACCTGACGGTCGCGGTGAAGACCCGCCGCGAGGTGGGCGAGCTCGTCCCGTTCGTCCTGCACTTCCGGCGCAGCGGCCCGGTGGACGCGGTGGCGTTCGTGGTGCGCCCCGCCGGCTGA
- a CDS encoding DUF6296 family protein, translated as MSTVHGHADAYEVVFAAADGVGQDVVRMTRTNAAGPGGHPVYEDATGIVRAEISSGGEVRVLVTGGGQDPARVLRARPVP; from the coding sequence ATGAGTACGGTGCACGGGCACGCGGATGCCTACGAGGTGGTCTTCGCGGCCGCGGACGGGGTCGGGCAGGACGTCGTCCGGATGACCCGCACCAACGCGGCGGGACCGGGCGGGCACCCCGTCTACGAGGACGCCACCGGCATCGTCCGGGCGGAGATCAGCAGCGGCGGCGAGGTCCGGGTCCTGGTGACCGGCGGGGGCCAGGACCCGGCCCGCGTGCTGCGGGCCCGGCCGGTGCCCTGA
- a CDS encoding amidohydrolase family protein yields MSDRLRIIGVEETVVVPAVYEAYRRVGSPQVFSRGFGDSPIAKNLHEVGEQRLAHMDDQGIDVAVLSLSSPGVQDLPEADAVMVAREANDQLAEIVASRPDRFQAFAAIPTQSPAAAAAELERAVVELGFPGAMLYGRTGDKPADHPDNDELYAMAERLAVPLHFHPQTPVQPVIDAYYSHLPEPMGPVLAGAGLGWYYDLGIQYLRMIFSGVFDRFPDLQVIAGHWGEVVMFYLDHTGFFGEAGGLRQPLTDYFKQNFWVAGSGTNSPRYLRWTAEVMGTDRMLYSTDYPFTYGFRPGGFPYVDTSNGQARSFLETSPFTDEQKADIGHRNWERLTARAKHLTA; encoded by the coding sequence ATGTCCGACCGTCTGCGGATCATCGGGGTGGAAGAAACCGTCGTCGTACCGGCCGTCTACGAGGCGTATCGGCGGGTCGGATCGCCCCAGGTCTTCTCGCGCGGGTTCGGGGACAGCCCGATAGCGAAGAACCTGCACGAGGTCGGAGAGCAGCGGCTGGCCCACATGGACGACCAGGGCATCGACGTCGCCGTGCTGTCCCTGTCATCTCCGGGTGTGCAGGACCTGCCCGAGGCCGACGCCGTGATGGTGGCGCGCGAGGCCAATGACCAGCTTGCCGAGATCGTTGCCTCCAGGCCCGATCGCTTCCAGGCGTTCGCCGCGATTCCCACTCAGTCGCCGGCCGCGGCCGCGGCCGAGCTGGAGCGCGCGGTGGTCGAGCTGGGCTTTCCCGGGGCCATGCTGTACGGACGCACCGGGGACAAGCCGGCCGACCACCCGGACAACGACGAGCTGTACGCGATGGCCGAGCGGCTCGCCGTGCCGCTGCACTTCCATCCGCAGACGCCGGTCCAGCCCGTCATCGACGCCTACTACTCCCACCTTCCCGAGCCCATGGGCCCCGTGCTGGCCGGCGCCGGACTCGGCTGGTACTACGACCTCGGCATCCAGTACCTGCGCATGATCTTCTCGGGTGTCTTCGACCGGTTCCCCGACCTGCAGGTGATCGCCGGACACTGGGGCGAAGTGGTGATGTTCTACCTCGACCACACCGGCTTCTTCGGTGAGGCAGGCGGTCTGCGGCAGCCCCTGACGGACTACTTCAAGCAGAACTTCTGGGTCGCCGGCAGTGGCACCAACAGCCCCCGCTACCTGCGCTGGACCGCCGAAGTGATGGGAACCGACCGGATGCTGTACTCCACCGACTACCCCTTCACCTACGGTTTCCGCCCCGGCGGCTTCCCCTACGTCGACACCAGCAACGGCCAAGCCCGCTCCTTCCTGGAGACCTCGCCGTTCACCGATGAGCAGAAGGCCGACATCGGCCACCGCAACTGGGAACGCCTCACCGCCCGCGCGAAGCACCTGACGGCCTGA
- a CDS encoding TetR/AcrR family transcriptional regulator produces MPVEPTLTRRAAEPGTAAREQTRRRIVEAATGLLESGGRDAVTTRAVADAAGLQPPALYRLFGDKKGLLDAVAEHGFTRFLAAKQQIEPTPQDPVKELRDGWDTVVEFGVTNPALYALMYGEPARSTTMFRIGLEHLMDRIRRIAGAGLLRLEEGLAAQIVHATASGAILTWLSLPEPERDPALLAALRESMIATITTQEPAVEEPGPGGAARALHAALPGQKALSQAEQHLLAEWLQRLSV; encoded by the coding sequence ATGCCTGTTGAACCGACCCTCACTCGGCGCGCCGCGGAGCCCGGTACCGCCGCACGGGAGCAGACGCGCCGCCGGATCGTCGAGGCCGCGACCGGCCTGCTGGAGAGCGGAGGTCGCGACGCGGTCACCACCCGGGCGGTCGCCGACGCGGCCGGACTGCAGCCGCCGGCCCTGTACCGGCTGTTCGGCGACAAGAAGGGGCTGCTGGACGCGGTGGCCGAGCACGGCTTCACCCGGTTCCTCGCAGCCAAGCAACAGATCGAACCCACACCGCAGGACCCGGTCAAGGAGCTGCGCGACGGCTGGGACACCGTGGTCGAGTTCGGAGTGACCAACCCCGCGCTGTACGCCCTGATGTACGGCGAACCCGCGCGGTCCACGACCATGTTCCGGATCGGCCTCGAACACCTCATGGACCGCATTCGCCGCATCGCCGGTGCGGGGCTTCTGCGCCTGGAAGAGGGGCTCGCGGCCCAGATCGTCCACGCCACCGCCAGCGGCGCCATCCTGACCTGGCTGTCCCTCCCCGAGCCCGAGCGCGACCCCGCACTCCTTGCCGCCCTGCGCGAATCCATGATCGCCACCATCACCACTCAGGAACCGGCTGTGGAGGAACCGGGGCCGGGCGGCGCCGCCCGCGCCCTGCACGCAGCGCTGCCCGGCCAGAAGGCCCTCAGCCAGGCCGAACAGCACCTTCTGGCGGAATGGCTCCAGCGACTGTCCGTATGA